The proteins below are encoded in one region of Flavobacterium sp. IMCC34852:
- a CDS encoding S8 family serine peptidase encodes MKNIIKIAFLLMITFNISYSQSFSQRQDIIKQTDVATLNQLSQTFSYEYLQRKERIDSYLLSHPEAKRVLYIDGVKKEIYDVINNSEVIYYTTSNFNAARTARTDRMYSGGSLGLNIQGQGMYAYVWDGGSARNTHVEFPNSKVVSLDGSAFEDHATHVTGTIVAQGITANLRGLAFNASAFSFDWNNDYAEMADQAANGMLVSNHSYFIGASQTTPWNFGAYDSRARQLDQVTYAAPYYLAVTSAGNDRSDYNDPIIGPYLTEKFGYNLIRGMHNAKNVITVGAVNQVLTYSDPSSVVMSSFSSWGPTDDGRIKPEIVTKGVSVRSTVATSDTANSVMQGTSMASPGISGVSLLLQQYYESLFANYMRAATLKGLMMHTADEAGSYDGPDYEYGWGLVNAEAAATVILKHQQQNAVIYELELTNGQSYTLNVASSGTNPLMASISWADPAAAANTTNAIDPTTSYLVNDLDLRVSNGTETYFPWTLNPAVPYDGAVRNADNFRDNFEKVQVDNPNGVYTITVSHKGTLSNAPQKYSLIVSSLNDITLNNNQFAATENQIMVYPNPASNVLNFASQSLAGIQEISIREITGKEVFNRANSASVGAIDVSSLASGVYFVTFKSDNIVTTKKFIKE; translated from the coding sequence ATGAAAAATATTATAAAAATTGCTTTTTTATTGATGATTACTTTTAACATCAGTTATTCGCAATCTTTTTCTCAAAGACAGGACATTATTAAACAAACTGATGTAGCCACTTTGAACCAATTGTCTCAGACATTTAGTTATGAATATCTGCAACGTAAAGAGAGAATTGATTCTTATTTGTTATCTCATCCGGAAGCCAAAAGGGTTTTGTATATTGACGGCGTTAAAAAAGAGATTTATGATGTAATCAATAATTCAGAAGTGATTTATTACACTACTTCAAATTTTAATGCTGCTCGTACCGCTCGTACTGATCGTATGTATTCAGGTGGAAGTTTGGGACTAAATATACAAGGACAAGGTATGTATGCTTATGTATGGGATGGTGGTTCTGCCAGAAATACCCATGTTGAATTTCCAAATAGTAAAGTGGTTAGTCTTGACGGTTCCGCTTTTGAAGATCACGCAACTCATGTTACCGGTACTATTGTAGCACAAGGAATAACTGCCAACCTAAGAGGACTAGCCTTCAATGCTAGTGCTTTTTCATTCGATTGGAATAATGATTACGCAGAAATGGCTGACCAAGCCGCTAACGGTATGTTGGTTTCTAACCATTCTTACTTTATTGGCGCTTCTCAAACTACTCCTTGGAATTTTGGGGCTTACGACTCCAGAGCAAGACAGTTGGATCAAGTTACTTATGCAGCTCCTTATTATTTAGCAGTTACTTCTGCCGGAAATGACAGAAGCGATTATAACGATCCGATAATTGGTCCATATCTGACTGAAAAATTCGGTTACAACTTGATTAGAGGAATGCATAATGCCAAAAATGTTATCACTGTTGGAGCCGTAAACCAAGTTTTAACTTATTCTGATCCAAGCAGTGTGGTTATGTCTTCTTTTAGTAGTTGGGGTCCAACAGATGACGGAAGAATTAAGCCTGAAATCGTTACCAAAGGGGTGTCTGTTAGATCTACTGTTGCCACTTCTGACACAGCCAATAGTGTAATGCAAGGAACTTCTATGGCATCGCCGGGAATTTCAGGAGTTTCATTATTGTTACAACAATATTACGAATCATTATTTGCTAACTATATGAGAGCTGCAACCCTAAAAGGTTTAATGATGCATACTGCAGATGAAGCCGGTTCTTATGACGGTCCGGATTATGAATATGGTTGGGGATTGGTAAATGCGGAAGCAGCTGCTACGGTCATTTTAAAACACCAACAGCAAAATGCAGTTATTTATGAACTTGAACTAACTAACGGACAAAGCTATACCCTTAATGTAGCTTCTTCAGGAACAAATCCATTGATGGCTTCTATATCTTGGGCTGATCCGGCTGCTGCTGCCAATACAACAAACGCTATTGATCCTACAACCTCTTACTTGGTAAACGATTTGGATTTAAGAGTTTCCAATGGAACTGAAACTTATTTTCCATGGACATTAAATCCGGCAGTTCCCTATGATGGTGCTGTTAGAAATGCAGATAACTTCAGAGATAATTTTGAAAAAGTTCAGGTGGATAATCCTAATGGTGTTTACACAATTACCGTTAGTCACAAAGGAACCTTATCAAATGCTCCTCAAAAGTATTCTTTGATTGTCTCTTCTTTGAATGATATTACATTGAATAACAACCAATTTGCTGCAACAGAGAATCAAATTATGGTTTATCCTAATCCGGCTTCAAATGTGCTGAATTTTGCCAGTCAAAGTTTAGCCGGTATCCAGGAAATATCCATTAGAGAAATAACCGGAAAAGAAGTATTTAACAGAGCTAATTCGGCTTCTGTAGGTGCAATTGACGTGTCTTCTTTAGCTTCCGGAGTTTACTTTGTTACGTTCAAATCCGATAACATAGTAACCACTAAAAAGTTTATTAAAGAGTAA
- a CDS encoding RagB/SusD family nutrient uptake outer membrane protein — translation MKSIKSLIIILGLIFSVSSCNDATDIVQDGELGNNITFRTVSDLSQFLNGSVYSSLGNTNEIMLSASFTDECGIGPNNGGQELQLHRFNLNQSTGYVSGLWIGHYTVINRANRLIEAAALVTPVVNDVVDETAEYNSIIAEARAIRAYSYFQLLTYFSTDLSDDSALGVMLFDYVPAIDEKLPRSTNGEVFALIESDLAFADTNLVDRSGASAYKYASKNMINALRARMYLYRKNYTLAKQYAQAVLDTSGLTLTPATPYVAANFYNENTTSNPYRRIWADLSQGEVLFALSRPSGGGWGNIAGNFFFNTTSATGGAFLDMGRNLFNELREVSGDIRGLAFVDPTSLIDTGYLTNPAYNTSDVLVIDKYPGKPTQPLRNDIKIFRLSEMYFILAECAVAENQLGIAAGYIKNIRDARNRLAAQPLPSYADQQQAWADILKERRKEFCFEGFRYVDIKRLGVLADKSIDRNITDDLILTLPTTISNTDYRFTLPIPQDELAGNPTIQQNPGYN, via the coding sequence ATGAAAAGTATAAAGAGTTTAATAATAATTTTGGGTTTAATATTCTCGGTATCATCTTGTAATGATGCTACGGATATTGTTCAAGACGGTGAATTAGGTAATAATATTACTTTTAGAACCGTAAGCGACCTTTCTCAATTCCTTAACGGTTCGGTTTACTCGAGCTTAGGGAATACTAATGAAATCATGCTTTCTGCTTCTTTTACAGATGAGTGTGGTATTGGGCCAAATAATGGAGGTCAAGAATTACAATTACACCGTTTTAACCTAAACCAAAGTACAGGTTATGTATCAGGTTTATGGATTGGTCATTACACCGTAATCAACAGAGCAAACAGATTGATTGAAGCTGCTGCTCTTGTTACTCCTGTAGTAAATGATGTTGTTGATGAAACAGCAGAATACAACTCTATCATTGCTGAAGCAAGAGCTATCAGAGCTTACTCTTATTTCCAATTATTGACTTATTTCTCAACTGATTTATCAGATGATAGTGCCTTGGGAGTAATGTTATTTGACTATGTTCCTGCTATTGATGAAAAATTGCCAAGATCTACTAATGGTGAAGTTTTTGCTTTAATCGAAAGTGATTTAGCTTTTGCTGATACTAATTTAGTTGACCGTTCAGGTGCTTCGGCTTACAAGTATGCTTCTAAAAACATGATCAATGCTTTAAGAGCAAGAATGTATTTGTACAGAAAAAACTATACTTTAGCTAAGCAGTATGCGCAAGCAGTACTTGATACTTCTGGGTTGACATTGACTCCGGCAACACCTTATGTTGCGGCTAATTTCTACAATGAAAATACAACGAGTAACCCATATAGAAGAATTTGGGCAGATTTAAGCCAAGGTGAAGTTTTATTTGCGCTTTCAAGACCTTCTGGTGGTGGTTGGGGTAATATTGCTGGGAATTTCTTTTTCAACACTACTTCTGCTACCGGTGGAGCTTTCCTAGATATGGGTAGAAATTTATTTAATGAATTGCGTGAAGTTAGTGGAGATATCCGTGGACTTGCTTTTGTTGATCCAACATCTTTAATTGATACAGGTTATTTAACTAATCCTGCTTACAACACTTCAGATGTTTTGGTAATTGATAAATATCCTGGAAAACCAACTCAACCATTGAGAAATGATATCAAAATTTTCAGATTGTCTGAAATGTATTTTATCCTAGCTGAGTGTGCTGTTGCTGAAAACCAATTAGGAATTGCGGCTGGTTACATCAAAAATATTCGTGATGCCAGAAACAGATTAGCTGCTCAACCATTACCTTCTTACGCTGACCAACAACAAGCTTGGGCAGATATCTTGAAAGAAAGAAGAAAAGAGTTTTGTTTTGAAGGATTCAGATATGTTGATATCAAACGTTTAGGAGTTTTAGCAGATAAGAGTATCGACAGAAATATTACTGACGATTTAATCTTAACATTGCCTACAACGATTTCAAATACTGATTATAGATTTACCTTACCAATTCCTCAAGACGAGTTAGCCGGTAATCCTACTATTCAACAAAATCCAGGATATAATTAA
- a CDS encoding SusC/RagA family TonB-linked outer membrane protein yields the protein MRSKFKWIFTLLLAFTMQFSFAQEKTVTGVVSDATGPLPSANIIVKGTKNSTQTDFDGKFSIKAKPGDVLVISFTGYNSQSINVTAANNYNVTLSEGVSLTEVVIVSEGYNRARTKATTTSALTTVTAEVIENRPNASFLNSLQGTAPGASILSSSGSPGSAKIDLLIRGASSLNASTDPLIVIDGVPTNGNQFRSLNQNDIETVSILRDAAATSIYGNRGANGVLVITTKQGKYGSALKITYDVVNGVNILPKNKYNMSNSRQVLTIEKNKNTGLGATLTDQQIADYAVNTNWRDEFFGVDVTQQHNLGLTFGGENISTYSSFGYFKQGGMVPTTDFQRFTFRNNLNGKSKNGKFTYNSQLSLAYSRRNELNQETNDGVNNNTIQNPLHGSVMGLPYVAANQFATGQDLYDAIGTDFSGPNDTYVLEDILKENSLPSWADESAVLANISASYKLTNDLTLSNKFGIDFKQGDRVFARAPWSYLAIAVRESRAEEFGGFERTSSSKDFTFTNIVSLGYSKKIKEKHRIDANIYMEYMKAHFRGTSQTQNGLNPLTYAPGAGTGYIAFNPATPNSYISTVSANKIDAGTLSYFATLDYDYNDKYGFAAVIRRDATYRFVDDYKWGTFWSLSGRWNLDKEKFMEGSIFSMLKLRASYGTQGNQNILAPGYGTNPLLLGTSIVRDLNATGAGYNNDPGIFVSNIANTDLRWEEISQANIGLDFIMLNNRIEGNIDVYRKQTEKLYSDINRSAATSIYSQNGNNGGLRNTGVELQLKYNVFKNKPLDLQLFANMAYNKNEITSLTVTDQSGNALVNQVGDMAYQWNLIPYVGVNQANGNLLFLDADGNVTENPDLVADRRLTGKSSVPVYQGGFGFNATYKGFFLNTLFSWTKDVWRVDNQLAWAYNVDFIGDDNVSSDMLNAWTAQNPTNFPALNATNGSTYGSTATDRFLYDSSFLRFKNLTFGYNFPSNFLKGTFIQSLRLYAQAENLYTWTKWRGFDPENTQTLSVTAFPNPKTVSFGASIRF from the coding sequence ATGAGATCGAAGTTCAAATGGATTTTTACGCTTTTATTGGCGTTTACAATGCAGTTCTCGTTTGCACAAGAGAAAACTGTAACTGGAGTTGTTTCAGATGCTACTGGACCACTTCCTAGTGCGAATATTATTGTAAAAGGGACAAAAAACAGTACCCAAACTGATTTTGATGGTAAATTCTCTATCAAAGCAAAACCGGGTGATGTTTTAGTAATTTCCTTCACAGGTTACAATTCGCAGTCAATTAATGTAACTGCGGCCAACAATTACAATGTTACTTTATCCGAAGGGGTAAGTTTAACAGAAGTTGTGATTGTTTCTGAGGGTTACAACCGTGCCAGAACAAAAGCAACTACCACTTCTGCTTTAACAACTGTTACTGCTGAAGTAATTGAAAACAGACCGAATGCGTCTTTCTTGAATTCATTACAAGGAACAGCACCGGGAGCTTCAATCTTGTCATCTTCGGGTTCACCGGGTTCTGCTAAGATTGATTTATTGATTAGAGGAGCTTCTTCTTTGAATGCGTCTACTGATCCGCTTATCGTAATTGATGGTGTACCAACTAATGGTAACCAATTCAGAAGTCTTAACCAAAATGATATTGAAACAGTATCTATTTTGAGAGATGCTGCTGCAACATCTATCTACGGAAACAGAGGTGCGAATGGTGTTTTGGTAATTACTACAAAACAAGGTAAATACGGTTCGGCTCTTAAAATAACCTATGATGTTGTCAACGGAGTTAACATCCTTCCTAAAAACAAATACAATATGTCAAACTCAAGACAAGTTTTGACTATTGAGAAAAATAAAAATACCGGTCTTGGAGCTACATTAACAGATCAACAAATTGCTGATTATGCTGTTAATACCAACTGGAGAGACGAATTCTTTGGAGTTGATGTTACGCAACAACACAATTTAGGATTGACTTTTGGTGGTGAAAATATCTCTACTTATTCTTCTTTTGGATATTTCAAACAAGGAGGAATGGTACCTACTACAGATTTCCAAAGATTTACTTTCAGAAATAACTTGAATGGTAAATCTAAAAACGGGAAATTTACTTATAACTCTCAATTGTCTTTGGCTTACTCTAGAAGAAATGAGTTAAACCAAGAGACCAATGATGGTGTGAACAATAATACTATCCAAAATCCACTTCATGGTAGTGTAATGGGATTGCCTTATGTTGCGGCAAATCAATTTGCTACAGGTCAAGATTTATACGATGCTATCGGAACTGACTTCTCAGGTCCAAACGATACTTACGTATTGGAAGATATCTTAAAAGAAAACAGTTTACCAAGTTGGGCTGACGAAAGTGCCGTATTGGCAAACATTTCAGCATCATACAAATTGACTAACGACTTAACTTTGTCAAATAAATTCGGTATCGATTTTAAACAAGGAGATAGAGTTTTCGCAAGAGCTCCATGGTCATATTTAGCGATCGCTGTTAGAGAAAGTAGAGCTGAAGAGTTTGGAGGTTTTGAAAGAACTTCTAGTTCAAAAGATTTTACTTTTACAAATATCGTTAGTTTAGGTTACTCTAAAAAAATCAAAGAGAAACACAGAATTGATGCTAATATTTACATGGAGTACATGAAAGCTCACTTTAGAGGTACTTCTCAAACTCAAAACGGTTTGAACCCATTGACTTATGCTCCTGGAGCTGGTACAGGTTACATTGCTTTCAACCCTGCAACTCCTAACTCTTATATTTCAACTGTTTCTGCTAATAAAATTGATGCAGGTACTTTGTCTTATTTTGCTACTTTAGATTATGATTACAATGACAAATATGGTTTTGCTGCAGTAATCAGAAGAGATGCTACTTACCGTTTTGTTGATGATTACAAATGGGGTACTTTCTGGTCATTATCAGGAAGATGGAATCTTGACAAAGAGAAATTTATGGAAGGTTCTATTTTCTCTATGTTGAAATTACGTGCTTCTTACGGAACACAAGGTAACCAAAACATTTTGGCACCGGGTTATGGAACAAACCCATTATTGTTGGGAACTAGTATCGTAAGAGATTTAAATGCTACTGGTGCTGGATACAACAATGATCCTGGAATCTTTGTTTCTAACATTGCAAACACTGACTTAAGATGGGAAGAAATTTCTCAAGCTAACATTGGTCTTGACTTCATTATGTTGAACAACAGAATTGAAGGTAATATCGATGTGTACAGAAAACAAACGGAGAAACTTTATAGCGACATTAACCGTTCGGCTGCTACCAGTATCTACTCTCAAAATGGTAACAATGGTGGTTTAAGAAATACTGGTGTTGAGTTGCAATTAAAATACAACGTATTCAAAAACAAACCGTTAGATTTACAGCTTTTCGCCAACATGGCTTACAACAAAAATGAAATTACTTCATTGACAGTTACTGACCAATCTGGTAATGCTTTAGTTAATCAAGTTGGTGACATGGCTTACCAATGGAATTTAATTCCTTATGTTGGAGTTAATCAAGCGAATGGTAATTTATTATTCTTAGACGCTGATGGTAACGTTACAGAAAATCCAGATTTAGTTGCTGATCGTAGATTAACCGGAAAAAGTTCAGTACCGGTTTATCAAGGTGGTTTTGGATTCAATGCTACTTACAAAGGATTCTTCTTAAATACTTTGTTCTCTTGGACAAAAGATGTATGGAGAGTTGATAACCAATTAGCATGGGCTTACAACGTTGATTTCATTGGAGACGATAACGTTTCTTCTGATATGTTAAACGCATGGACTGCACAAAATCCAACTAATTTCCCTGCTTTGAATGCTACAAATGGTTCAACTTATGGTTCAACTGCAACAGACAGATTCTTGTATGACTCTTCTTTCTTGAGATTTAAAAACTTAACTTTTGGTTATAATTTCCCTTCAAACTTCTTGAAAGGAACATTTATTCAAAGTTTACGTTTGTATGCTCAAGCTGAGAATTTATACACTTGGACAAAATGGAGAGGTTTTGACCCTGAAAACACACAAACGTTAAGTGTTACTGCTTTCCCTAATCCAAAGACTGTTTCTTTTGGAGCAAGCATCAGATTTTAA
- a CDS encoding ribonuclease HII has translation MLRNKFTDFSFECGTDEAGRGCLAGPVTAAAVILPPDFKLELLNDSKQLSEKIREKLKPLIEAHAVSFSVTHLDHKVVDEINVLNASIRAMQESILKLNPLPNYIIVDGNRFKPVNDIPFSTIIKGDSKYLSIAAASVLAKTYRDEYMDTIHEEFPMYNWKKNKGYPTLEHREAIRKYGVSKYHRVSFRLLPEQLKLDFD, from the coding sequence ATGTTAAGAAATAAGTTCACCGATTTTAGTTTTGAATGCGGCACAGATGAAGCCGGGAGAGGTTGTTTGGCCGGCCCGGTCACTGCAGCCGCCGTAATCTTACCACCTGATTTTAAATTGGAATTACTTAATGACTCCAAACAGCTTTCTGAAAAAATTAGAGAAAAATTAAAACCTCTGATTGAAGCACATGCAGTAAGTTTTAGCGTTACGCATCTTGATCATAAAGTGGTAGATGAAATTAATGTCTTGAACGCTTCAATCAGAGCCATGCAAGAATCGATACTTAAACTAAATCCTTTACCTAATTATATTATAGTAGACGGAAACCGATTCAAACCTGTAAACGACATCCCCTTCTCTACCATTATAAAAGGAGACAGTAAATATTTGAGTATTGCTGCCGCTTCTGTATTAGCCAAAACTTATCGAGATGAATATATGGACACTATACATGAAGAGTTCCCGATGTACAATTGGAAGAAAAACAAAGGCTACCCGACCCTTGAACACAGAGAAGCCATAAGAAAATATGGCGTAAGTAAATACCACCGAGTATCTTTCCGATTATTACCGGAACAACTAAAATTAGATTTTGATTAA
- the lipB gene encoding lipoyl(octanoyl) transferase LipB, with amino-acid sequence MNKKIQLQDLGNKDYKATWDYQETLFKEIVEIKLLKRAKPELVTPNYFLFVEHPHVYTLGKSGDMSNLLLSEKQLEAKGATFYKINRGGDITYHGPGQIVGYPILDLENFFTDIHKYLRFLEEVIILTLAEYNIIGARSEGETGVWLDVGTPFARKICAMGVRASRWVTMHGFALNVNANLGYFDNIIPCGIKGKAVTSLHVELGKTIDEEEVKSKIVKHFQMLFEAEFIKNASLVDF; translated from the coding sequence ATGAATAAAAAAATCCAACTACAAGATTTAGGCAACAAAGATTACAAGGCAACTTGGGATTATCAGGAAACGCTTTTCAAAGAAATTGTAGAGATCAAATTGTTGAAAAGAGCCAAGCCTGAATTGGTTACCCCAAATTATTTCTTGTTTGTTGAGCATCCGCATGTTTACACTTTGGGGAAAAGCGGTGATATGTCAAATCTACTACTTTCTGAAAAACAGCTAGAGGCTAAAGGAGCTACTTTTTACAAAATTAATCGTGGCGGTGACATCACTTATCACGGTCCGGGTCAAATTGTAGGGTATCCTATATTAGATTTAGAAAATTTCTTTACCGATATTCATAAATATTTACGCTTCCTTGAGGAAGTGATTATCCTTACATTAGCAGAGTATAATATAATAGGTGCAAGAAGTGAAGGCGAAACAGGAGTGTGGTTAGATGTTGGTACTCCCTTTGCTCGAAAAATTTGCGCCATGGGTGTCCGCGCCAGCCGATGGGTAACCATGCATGGTTTTGCTTTAAATGTCAATGCTAATTTGGGTTATTTTGACAATATCATTCCTTGTGGTATAAAAGGTAAAGCCGTTACTTCACTCCATGTCGAATTAGGGAAGACCATAGACGAGGAAGAAGTGAAGTCGAAAATCGTCAAGCATTTTCAAATGCTTTTTGAAGCAGAGTTTATAAAGAATGCTTCACTTGTTGATTTTTAA
- the lysS gene encoding lysine--tRNA ligase has protein sequence MQLSEQEIIRREKLNALRELGINPYPANLFPVDHTSKQVKENFEEGKKVVLAGRIMSDRDMGKASFVELQDSEGRIQLYFNRDMLCPGEDKTLYTQVFRKLTDLGDFIGVEGELFLTKVGEKSVRVDKFTFLSKTLRPLPLPKVDEEGKIHDAFNDAELRYRMRYVDLVVNPQVKEVFIKRTKLFTAMRNFFNAAGYMEVETPVLQSIAGGAAARPFITHHNSLDIPLYMRIANELYLKRLIVGGFDGVYEFSKNFRNEGMDRTHNPEFTAMEIYVSYKDYNWMMEFAENLLEYCAIEVNGTTEATFGEHKVNFKAPYARVTMTDAIKQFTGFDISGKSEAEIFAAARGMGIEVDETMGKGKLIDEIFGAKCEGNFIQPTFITDYPKEMSPLCKEHRDNPELTERFELMVCGKEIANAYSELNDPIDQRERFEAQLKLAERGDDEATQFIDNDFLRALEYGMPPTSGMGIGMDRLIMFLTNNASIQEVLFFPQMRPEKKQLDLTEDEKLIIGLLKKENSQALAQLKEQSQLSGKKWDAAMKGLAKHGLTKVVVDGDNKTVVLN, from the coding sequence ATGCAACTTTCGGAACAAGAAATCATCAGAAGAGAAAAACTTAACGCCTTGCGCGAATTAGGTATCAACCCTTATCCGGCGAATTTATTTCCCGTTGACCATACGTCAAAGCAGGTTAAGGAAAACTTCGAAGAAGGAAAGAAGGTGGTTTTGGCCGGTCGTATAATGAGTGACAGAGATATGGGAAAAGCTTCCTTTGTAGAGTTGCAAGACAGTGAAGGAAGAATTCAATTGTATTTTAACCGCGACATGCTTTGTCCGGGTGAAGACAAAACTTTATACACGCAAGTTTTCAGAAAATTGACCGACTTGGGCGATTTTATTGGTGTTGAAGGCGAATTGTTTTTGACTAAAGTTGGGGAAAAATCAGTAAGAGTAGACAAATTCACTTTCTTGAGCAAAACGTTGCGTCCGTTACCGCTTCCGAAAGTAGATGAAGAAGGTAAAATTCACGACGCTTTTAACGATGCTGAATTGCGTTACCGAATGCGTTATGTGGATTTGGTGGTTAACCCTCAAGTCAAAGAAGTATTTATCAAAAGAACTAAATTGTTCACGGCGATGCGTAACTTTTTTAACGCAGCCGGTTATATGGAAGTAGAAACTCCGGTATTGCAATCTATTGCCGGTGGTGCTGCAGCACGTCCGTTTATTACGCACCACAATAGTTTAGACATTCCTCTATACATGAGAATTGCCAACGAATTGTATTTGAAGAGATTAATCGTAGGTGGTTTTGATGGCGTGTATGAATTCTCCAAAAACTTCAGAAATGAAGGCATGGACCGAACGCACAATCCGGAATTTACCGCTATGGAAATTTATGTTTCCTATAAAGATTACAATTGGATGATGGAATTTGCCGAAAACTTATTGGAATATTGCGCTATAGAAGTTAACGGCACAACCGAAGCTACCTTTGGTGAACACAAAGTCAATTTCAAAGCACCTTATGCCAGAGTTACGATGACCGATGCCATTAAACAATTTACAGGTTTTGATATTTCGGGTAAAAGTGAAGCGGAAATTTTTGCGGCAGCCAGAGGAATGGGCATCGAAGTAGATGAAACCATGGGGAAAGGCAAATTAATCGATGAGATTTTCGGGGCCAAATGTGAAGGCAATTTTATCCAACCCACTTTCATCACCGATTATCCAAAAGAAATGTCACCGCTTTGCAAAGAACACCGAGACAATCCGGAATTAACGGAAAGATTTGAATTGATGGTTTGCGGAAAAGAAATCGCCAACGCCTATTCGGAATTAAACGATCCTATTGACCAACGAGAGCGTTTTGAAGCCCAGTTGAAATTAGCCGAACGCGGTGACGATGAAGCTACTCAGTTTATAGACAACGACTTTTTAAGAGCGTTAGAATATGGTATGCCACCAACTTCAGGAATGGGAATTGGAATGGACCGACTAATCATGTTTTTAACCAACAATGCTTCCATACAAGAAGTATTATTCTTCCCGCAAATGCGCCCCGAGAAAAAACAATTGGATTTGACTGAAGATGAAAAATTAATCATCGGTTTGCTAAAAAAAGAAAACAGCCAAGCTTTGGCACAATTAAAAGAGCAATCCCAATTGAGCGGTAAAAAATGGGATGCTGCAATGAAAGGTCTAGCCAAACACGGGTTAACTAAAGTCGTTGTAGACGGCGATAACAAAACCGTGGTTTTGAACTAA
- the hemL gene encoding glutamate-1-semialdehyde 2,1-aminomutase — MIYQRSSQLFAEAEKVIPGGVNSPVRAFKGVGGTPLFAKSAKGAYLYDEDDNRLIDYINSWGPMILGHAYQPVVDAVIEKAQKGTSFGMPTELETKIAKLAISMVPNIDKIRFVNSGTEACMSAIRLARGYTKRDKIIKFSGCYHGHSDSFLIAAGSGLSTFGVPNSPGVTQGTAKDTLLANYNDIENVKALFEANKNEIAAIIIEPVAGNMGCVPPKEGFLQSLREVCDANGALLIFDEVMTGFRLAKGGAQELYGVTADIACFGKVIGGGLPVGAFAARNEIMNYLAPLGPVYQAGTLSGNPLAMAAGLAMLEALNNDADIFKRLEEKTLYLHKGIDKVLRDNNIVFTINRVGSMISVHFDANPVVDFQTAKNGDNDTFKKFFHGLLNEGVYIAPSAYETWFITDALTYEDLDFTVKAIDKVAKTL; from the coding sequence ATGATTTATCAAAGAAGCAGTCAGTTGTTTGCTGAAGCTGAAAAAGTAATACCCGGCGGTGTAAATTCTCCGGTAAGAGCATTTAAAGGAGTTGGCGGAACACCCCTTTTTGCCAAAAGCGCCAAGGGTGCTTACCTCTATGACGAAGACGACAACCGATTGATTGATTATATCAATTCTTGGGGGCCAATGATTTTGGGGCATGCTTATCAACCGGTAGTGGATGCCGTAATTGAAAAAGCCCAAAAAGGAACTTCCTTTGGTATGCCAACGGAATTAGAGACAAAAATCGCGAAATTGGCCATTTCAATGGTGCCTAATATTGACAAAATTCGTTTTGTGAATTCAGGAACAGAAGCTTGTATGAGTGCTATTCGCTTGGCCAGAGGTTATACCAAAAGAGATAAAATCATCAAATTTTCAGGTTGTTATCATGGTCATTCGGATTCGTTCTTAATCGCAGCCGGTAGCGGATTGAGTACTTTTGGCGTACCCAACAGTCCCGGGGTAACTCAAGGAACGGCCAAAGATACTTTGTTGGCCAATTACAATGACATAGAAAATGTGAAGGCTTTATTCGAAGCCAACAAAAACGAAATTGCCGCCATTATCATAGAACCCGTTGCCGGAAATATGGGTTGTGTACCGCCAAAAGAAGGTTTTCTGCAATCGCTTCGGGAAGTTTGTGATGCCAATGGTGCTTTGTTGATTTTTGACGAAGTAATGACCGGTTTTCGCTTGGCCAAAGGCGGAGCACAAGAATTATATGGAGTGACGGCTGATATTGCCTGCTTCGGAAAAGTAATTGGCGGCGGATTGCCCGTTGGTGCGTTTGCAGCGCGTAACGAAATTATGAATTATTTAGCACCATTAGGTCCGGTTTACCAAGCCGGAACTTTGTCAGGAAATCCCTTGGCAATGGCTGCCGGATTGGCAATGTTGGAAGCGTTGAACAATGACGCGGATATTTTCAAAAGATTAGAAGAGAAAACCTTGTATTTGCACAAAGGAATTGACAAAGTTCTAAGAGATAATAATATTGTTTTCACCATCAATAGAGTAGGTTCGATGATTTCAGTTCATTTTGATGCCAATCCGGTGGTTGATTTTCAAACCGCTAAAAACGGCGATAACGATACATTTAAGAAATTCTTCCACGGTTTGTTGAATGAAGGCGTTTATATTGCGCCATCAGCTTATGAAACATGGTTTATTACCGATGCTTTGACCTATGAGGATTTAGATTTTACTGTCAAGGCGATAGATAAAGTGGCTAAAACATTGTAA